One part of the Terrimicrobium sacchariphilum genome encodes these proteins:
- a CDS encoding LacI family DNA-binding transcriptional regulator produces MPSLPRVTVRDIAEKAGVHFTTVSLALRQSPRLKASTREKVLQIAESMGYRPDPMLAALNAYRKSCRPAHYQATIAWIHNWPSPEQLYRHGEFSQYYAGASERAQERGYMVEEFWLRESGMTVEKLHRILRARNIQGALLAPQPLANIYLDLRYDELSAIAFGYTMQPAVLDLVSNHHVHTMKLLLQKVLELGYRRIGLVIPSDWDAKVEHAWQSGLLLLHAQRPDLARLPILWDIWDNEETKELEAWTKEHRPDVVISFHTTAHRLRSIGYRVPQDIGFACPFLDNNDYYLSGVHQNGRLIGRKAVDMVVDMIHRRETGIPETPVRVLVEGTWQPGKTLQRQEPSPVHPERQNTTRQKKQKAVKSPGRKPPK; encoded by the coding sequence ATGCCTTCCTTACCCCGGGTTACGGTTCGCGATATTGCTGAAAAGGCCGGGGTGCACTTCACCACAGTCAGCCTGGCACTGCGTCAAAGCCCTCGACTGAAAGCCTCCACGAGAGAAAAAGTCCTTCAGATCGCGGAGTCCATGGGCTATCGCCCAGACCCGATGCTGGCTGCGCTCAACGCCTATCGGAAGTCCTGCCGCCCCGCGCATTATCAAGCCACCATAGCGTGGATTCACAACTGGCCGAGCCCAGAGCAGCTCTACCGTCATGGGGAGTTTAGCCAATACTACGCCGGGGCCAGCGAGCGAGCGCAGGAGCGTGGATACATGGTTGAGGAATTCTGGCTCCGAGAGTCAGGCATGACTGTGGAAAAGCTCCACCGTATCCTGAGAGCACGCAATATTCAGGGAGCACTGCTGGCTCCCCAGCCACTGGCAAACATCTATCTCGACCTCCGATACGACGAGCTCTCCGCCATCGCCTTTGGCTACACCATGCAGCCGGCCGTCCTCGATCTGGTGTCCAACCATCACGTGCACACCATGAAGCTCCTGCTGCAAAAGGTGCTCGAGTTGGGCTATCGCAGGATCGGCCTGGTGATCCCAAGTGATTGGGACGCCAAGGTGGAGCACGCCTGGCAAAGCGGACTGCTGCTTCTGCACGCCCAGCGACCGGATCTGGCTCGGCTCCCGATTCTTTGGGATATCTGGGACAACGAAGAAACCAAAGAGCTGGAGGCGTGGACAAAGGAACACCGCCCAGATGTGGTCATCTCGTTTCATACGACAGCTCATCGCCTGCGCTCGATCGGCTACCGGGTTCCTCAGGATATCGGCTTCGCCTGTCCGTTTCTGGATAATAACGATTACTACCTATCTGGAGTTCACCAGAATGGCCGGCTCATCGGACGCAAGGCCGTCGACATGGTCGTCGACATGATTCACCGCAGGGAAACCGGTATCCCGGAAACTCCCGTCCGCGTACTCGTCGAGGGAACCTGGCAACCCGGCAAAACCTTGCAGCGCCAGGAACCGTCGCCCGTGCATCCCGAACGTCAGAATACGACCCGGCAGAAAAAACAAAAGGCGGTCAAGTCGCCCGGTCGTAAGCCTCCAAAGTGA
- a CDS encoding glycosyl hydrolase yields the protein MNRPRSWKAGVLAVGAASMLLSTVIGETFEPSSFAQPPARSRVETWWHWMDGRISKDGLSLDLDSMKMQGIQRATITLVGFGAGADSPIALGTPEFFDVIRFTANEAKMRGITLGLTAGPGWSGAGGPWIPVEQSMKRVVFSSVTVDGDREVTVQLPALPANAGWARDTYVLAWPDHRTPSRMSLSPRVLNNGRSEDTNALCDANPSTSIASAASADSKTWSVSIPFSTGHRAERAFIWLQSSIWMKSQPLTLGIRADGHLVAEKEMSVSQLEEPITITFPRVTAQTFEVEVRLPDNASFNASQFSLREAEFLEAEESPQWDSAFRDLGSQISDSAGPLSILATASLTPTAGDIPADKVVNLTALRTGDIVTWKVPPGRWRIVRYGYTTTNQKINPAPPGGAGYESDKMSAAATELQYRSYITPILEAAGSGNRSTFTLLTADSWESGMQNWCADFPEQFRRRRGYDIVPWMPALTGATVNSTQETLRFFNDFRETISDLVIENYYEKLCQLAHADGLAFAAEFAFAGPRLDAFRMTRAIDVPMEELWSDWKDGKPPTIPDGTITQTVFASAAQVCGKRIFGYELFTSLRGDWRRTPGDFSFVGDLAFLKGMNQASLHSMMHQPDERQPGLTLQGFGQHFQRHNTWWTLARDWLSELARKQYIFQNSSSFHDILIYYGDTLPRSELNLSKFVLPENVQPLFIDHDTLINRISVKDGMLRLDNAGTFACLILPGSTMFSSGSALRVDTLQCLSKLVDAGATLIGEPPLRTPGLLNFREEDALLKALVAHLWNNLPDNTLDPHRVGKGFVYRTDNVAQVLANAGYLPTLRSNSSEGGRNVKFCHILSEDKEAYFLFNPNEGPASFVCDVADLKKRMPERWDPANGSIAPLPVFRHRAGRTIFPVDIPAKSSVFIVLQTVAAPRWVSTHPSESSFTGLAGIAFRERSPTRWTATSTQSKEVSLTCPEGAVITLNFPSPRTLPVNTPWRLQFRQLAGQPEITMTEPVSWTSLSDDRFRNYSGLVVYETSLNVPPDFLRDAGNVILDIGHVGRACRVSINGRNAGTLWRQPWQISVDRLVNPGENSISIEVVNTWYNRLMADQSLPARERTTWTSWPRIKDWLAENAEPEQSGLLGPVKLVAYPEIELPATR from the coding sequence ATGAATCGTCCTCGATCATGGAAAGCAGGAGTCCTGGCCGTCGGTGCCGCGAGCATGTTGCTCTCCACGGTGATTGGCGAGACGTTTGAACCTTCCTCCTTTGCCCAGCCTCCCGCAAGGTCGAGAGTGGAAACCTGGTGGCACTGGATGGATGGCCGGATCAGCAAGGACGGTTTGTCCCTGGATCTCGACAGCATGAAGATGCAGGGCATACAGCGAGCCACGATCACCCTGGTGGGATTTGGAGCAGGCGCTGACTCTCCGATTGCATTGGGAACGCCGGAGTTCTTCGACGTTATCCGGTTTACCGCAAACGAAGCGAAAATGCGCGGCATTACGCTCGGCCTCACCGCCGGACCCGGCTGGAGCGGTGCGGGAGGGCCATGGATTCCCGTGGAACAATCCATGAAGCGTGTCGTCTTCTCATCCGTAACCGTCGATGGTGACAGGGAAGTCACCGTACAGCTTCCCGCCCTGCCGGCGAATGCCGGTTGGGCCAGAGATACCTATGTCCTGGCGTGGCCGGATCATCGGACGCCCTCGCGCATGTCCCTTTCACCCCGGGTTCTCAATAACGGCCGGTCTGAGGATACGAATGCCCTATGCGATGCAAATCCATCCACCTCGATCGCTTCAGCGGCATCAGCCGACAGTAAAACCTGGAGTGTTTCGATTCCCTTCTCTACCGGACACCGCGCCGAAAGGGCCTTTATCTGGCTTCAAAGTTCGATCTGGATGAAAAGCCAGCCCCTCACCCTTGGCATAAGGGCTGACGGACATCTCGTCGCGGAAAAGGAAATGTCAGTTTCCCAACTGGAGGAGCCAATCACGATCACCTTTCCCCGCGTTACTGCGCAAACCTTTGAGGTGGAGGTCCGGCTTCCGGATAATGCCTCCTTCAATGCCAGTCAGTTCTCCCTGCGCGAGGCGGAGTTCCTCGAGGCAGAAGAATCCCCTCAGTGGGACAGCGCATTCCGCGATCTGGGAAGCCAGATTTCCGACTCGGCTGGTCCGCTCTCCATCCTGGCAACGGCCTCGCTCACGCCGACTGCAGGCGACATCCCGGCGGACAAGGTGGTCAACCTGACCGCTCTTCGCACGGGCGACATCGTAACGTGGAAAGTTCCGCCGGGGCGTTGGCGGATCGTGCGCTACGGATACACCACGACAAACCAGAAAATCAACCCGGCGCCACCGGGTGGAGCTGGCTATGAGTCCGACAAGATGAGCGCCGCGGCTACCGAGTTGCAATATCGCTCATATATCACGCCCATTCTGGAAGCAGCCGGGTCTGGGAATCGCTCAACATTCACGCTGCTCACAGCCGACAGCTGGGAGTCGGGCATGCAAAACTGGTGCGCCGATTTTCCCGAGCAATTCCGACGTCGTCGAGGCTACGATATCGTACCTTGGATGCCCGCACTCACAGGAGCGACGGTGAATTCCACGCAGGAAACTCTGCGTTTCTTCAATGACTTTAGGGAAACCATCTCGGACCTCGTCATTGAGAACTATTACGAGAAGCTTTGCCAACTGGCACATGCTGACGGCCTCGCATTTGCCGCAGAGTTTGCCTTCGCCGGGCCTCGTCTCGACGCCTTCCGTATGACCCGCGCCATCGATGTTCCCATGGAGGAGCTTTGGTCCGACTGGAAGGACGGCAAACCTCCGACCATTCCAGACGGCACGATCACGCAAACGGTATTTGCCAGTGCCGCGCAGGTGTGTGGCAAAAGGATATTTGGCTACGAATTGTTTACCTCGCTCCGTGGCGACTGGCGCAGGACGCCCGGAGATTTTTCGTTTGTCGGAGACCTCGCTTTCCTCAAGGGCATGAATCAGGCCTCGCTGCACTCCATGATGCACCAGCCGGACGAGCGACAGCCTGGCCTGACCTTGCAGGGATTCGGCCAGCATTTCCAGCGGCACAACACCTGGTGGACCCTGGCCCGCGACTGGCTTTCCGAGCTGGCGCGCAAACAATACATCTTTCAAAACTCCTCCTCCTTTCACGACATCCTGATCTACTACGGCGACACTCTGCCGCGCAGTGAGCTCAATCTCTCAAAGTTCGTCCTGCCGGAAAATGTCCAGCCGCTCTTCATCGATCACGACACCCTGATAAACCGCATCAGCGTAAAGGACGGCATGCTCCGGCTCGACAACGCGGGAACCTTTGCCTGCCTGATCCTGCCTGGCAGCACGATGTTCTCCTCCGGAAGTGCGTTGCGCGTGGATACATTGCAGTGCCTCTCGAAACTGGTGGATGCAGGCGCTACTCTCATTGGCGAGCCGCCTTTGCGTACACCGGGACTGCTCAATTTTCGCGAAGAGGATGCGTTGCTGAAGGCGCTGGTCGCGCACCTATGGAACAACCTGCCTGACAACACCCTTGATCCTCATCGAGTGGGAAAGGGCTTTGTTTATCGGACCGACAACGTAGCCCAGGTGCTGGCAAATGCAGGCTACCTGCCGACGCTACGATCGAACTCCTCCGAAGGGGGGCGAAATGTAAAATTCTGCCACATTCTGTCAGAGGATAAGGAAGCTTACTTTTTATTCAACCCCAACGAGGGCCCGGCCAGCTTTGTCTGCGATGTCGCAGACCTGAAAAAGAGGATGCCGGAACGCTGGGACCCCGCCAACGGCTCCATTGCACCTCTGCCCGTCTTCCGGCACCGCGCAGGCCGTACGATCTTTCCAGTCGATATCCCGGCAAAAAGCAGTGTTTTCATCGTCCTGCAAACCGTTGCGGCACCCCGCTGGGTGTCGACGCATCCGAGCGAATCCAGTTTCACCGGCCTGGCTGGCATTGCTTTTCGGGAACGCTCGCCCACCCGCTGGACTGCAACCTCAACCCAGAGCAAAGAGGTCTCCCTCACATGCCCCGAAGGCGCAGTCATTACGCTCAACTTTCCTTCGCCTCGCACATTGCCCGTGAACACACCATGGCGGCTTCAATTTAGACAACTGGCAGGACAGCCCGAAATCACCATGACCGAACCCGTATCCTGGACCAGTCTATCCGACGACAGATTCCGGAACTACTCCGGTCTCGTCGTTTATGAAACCTCGCTCAATGTCCCTCCGGATTTTCTCAGGGATGCAGGAAATGTAATCCTCGATATCGGCCACGTCGGGCGGGCGTGCCGTGTTTCCATCAACGGCCGCAATGCAGGGACGCTCTGGCGCCAGCCATGGCAGATTTCAGTCGATCGACTTGTCAACCCCGGCGAAAATTCCATTAGCATAGAGGTGGTCAACACCTGGTATAACCGCCTCATGGCCGACCAGTCACTGCCCGCGCGGGAGAGAACCACGTGGACGTCGTGGCCCCGGATCAAGGACTGGCTCGCGGAGAATGCCGAGCCTGAACAGAGCGGCTTGCTCGGCCCCGTGAAACTCGTGGCCTACCCGGAGATCGAGTTGCCGGCCACTCGCTGA
- the vccA gene encoding Verru_Chthon cassette protein A encodes MKSRPTPTKGAALIIALAIMVLVLALVVGILSRVQVERGVASGYASSISAKILAEDAVQVVQAQIDAATKQGTTVAWTSQPGLIRTFDNSGKAQRTYKLYSSPSMWTEGALVPTAEASTLSDWYKHPALYTDLNMPADSDFDGTVDKWPILDPSAAGEVEGFALNSAPTGASQGITNPAPMPVTWLYILQDGQMVAPSGSGDTATVPGASDSNRIVGRVAFWTDDESCKINVNTASEGTYWDAPRFGTPQEKDLAQYQPAKNEFQAYPGHPATTSLSAVFPNLTRDQIFSLVPRLKNEGSRNGTIKVSDAAAAGLDQDRLIATEDELLFSNSRAENAGITRSMLERGKFFLTTSSRAPETNLFNLPRVSCWPIHSTNSSNYRTPFDRLIAFCSTINNQPYYFQRANAASPTDDYDKILRNRTLYAYLRDLMARKFPGFGDTLSGKYGNDSDQVLTEIFDYIRSTNLYDGNLAKASRYATGIKANSADNKTRLDYGVVEPIRIGDTKGFGRELSLTEAGIWFICTADPDIPASNNSIDSNGVFTDRNKTLPGTNDPATAWDDRVLQKDTSAGTKQIRIEAAMLLELFTPMQGYAGLRPDIEIKIEGLENFTVKGNADGSAVALGFPPESDQTETKAGRMILGKYSHDVNGGFPTGGNMGLWWTLDGRGVRARNNGRLPQDSMFSSSTDGGAGVTKNRQYPFISEPVTIRVMASDPRLTFSGGRLTFHILKRATGDVVQKITADMPGGTFPAPILNNTTTLNADGSVKSAAQKQWTFQAGGAGLTDDKGGTVSAGRLAGDFGGGDFFVLERNSDLVRSIVPADKNGNNADFRILAARTDDITPTTDTHFVPHPLYNNDYRLADSFTEYSGGWYMHVFRDGSKYDSLSTTYGGKLANMTQNYQRSSHPDTPLPVPAAQATGDWDNGLTNDADGPYLNKPDEGNTYINASSERVPYYESYGAEMFDVSNFFSPNRIIPSPGMFGSLPTGIKREHHWETLLFRRQPGHPNYPSAPGGFIANPDYLILDLFWMPVVEPYAISEPLSTAGKINLNQQIIPFTWVQRNTGLNAVLKQEKVVSVPNEDTGTYKNSGTNSYRRPVNIPDTLKQLDYRFSNSDGSGLYAFRTPAEICDFHIIPDDASPSTGSKQSLDQSMAAYWAAHALTGDNSRERIYTTVYPRLTTRSNTYTVYYRTQSLKKRPGSNQGVWEEGKDSVTGDYRGSTTLERFINPANPDIKDYAANPNATPSLDTFYRWRQRSNRPFAP; translated from the coding sequence ATGAAGTCTCGTCCCACTCCAACAAAGGGAGCTGCACTGATCATCGCCCTCGCGATCATGGTACTGGTGCTGGCTCTCGTCGTAGGAATTCTTTCGCGGGTGCAGGTCGAGCGAGGAGTGGCCAGTGGTTACGCTTCCTCCATCAGCGCAAAGATACTTGCGGAAGACGCTGTACAGGTCGTCCAGGCGCAGATCGATGCCGCTACCAAACAAGGCACGACAGTCGCATGGACCTCACAGCCGGGGCTCATCCGCACCTTTGACAACAGCGGAAAGGCTCAAAGAACATACAAACTCTACAGCTCTCCGTCCATGTGGACGGAGGGAGCGCTCGTTCCGACCGCGGAAGCATCGACACTTTCCGATTGGTATAAACACCCGGCTCTCTACACGGACCTCAACATGCCGGCCGATAGCGATTTCGACGGTACAGTGGACAAGTGGCCGATCCTTGATCCATCAGCCGCCGGGGAGGTGGAAGGCTTCGCCCTGAACTCCGCCCCGACCGGTGCATCCCAGGGAATCACCAACCCGGCGCCCATGCCCGTCACCTGGCTCTACATCCTCCAGGACGGCCAGATGGTCGCCCCTTCAGGATCAGGCGATACCGCCACCGTGCCCGGCGCCTCGGATTCCAACCGCATCGTGGGCCGCGTCGCGTTCTGGACCGACGACGAGAGTTGCAAGATCAACGTCAATACCGCCTCGGAGGGAACGTATTGGGATGCCCCGAGATTTGGCACCCCCCAGGAAAAGGACCTGGCCCAGTACCAGCCCGCAAAGAACGAGTTTCAGGCCTATCCCGGCCACCCGGCAACTACGAGCCTCTCAGCCGTGTTTCCCAACCTGACGCGAGACCAGATCTTCAGCCTGGTTCCCCGCCTGAAGAACGAGGGTTCCCGGAATGGAACCATCAAGGTCAGCGATGCCGCCGCGGCAGGGCTGGACCAGGACCGGCTCATCGCCACAGAGGACGAACTGCTTTTCTCCAACTCGCGCGCGGAAAATGCAGGCATCACCCGCTCAATGCTGGAGCGCGGAAAGTTCTTCCTCACCACCTCCAGCAGGGCTCCGGAGACGAATCTGTTCAATCTTCCCCGCGTTTCGTGCTGGCCGATTCACTCGACCAACTCCTCCAACTACAGAACCCCGTTTGACCGGCTGATCGCGTTTTGCAGCACGATCAATAATCAGCCCTACTACTTTCAACGAGCCAATGCCGCCAGCCCGACTGATGACTACGACAAGATCCTCCGTAACAGGACCCTCTACGCCTACTTAAGGGACCTCATGGCGCGCAAATTTCCGGGGTTCGGAGATACGCTCTCCGGGAAATATGGCAATGATTCCGATCAGGTCCTGACCGAGATATTTGACTATATCCGAAGCACGAATCTCTATGACGGCAATCTGGCCAAGGCAAGCCGGTATGCCACCGGCATAAAGGCCAACTCAGCAGACAACAAAACCCGTCTTGATTATGGAGTCGTGGAGCCGATCCGCATCGGAGACACCAAGGGGTTCGGACGCGAACTAAGCCTGACCGAGGCAGGCATCTGGTTCATCTGCACGGCAGACCCCGACATTCCCGCCTCCAATAACAGCATCGACTCCAACGGCGTCTTCACCGATCGCAACAAGACTCTGCCGGGAACAAATGACCCCGCCACGGCATGGGATGACAGGGTGCTTCAGAAAGACACATCGGCTGGCACCAAGCAAATCCGCATCGAGGCGGCAATGCTCCTGGAGCTCTTTACCCCCATGCAGGGCTATGCGGGGCTGAGGCCGGACATCGAGATCAAGATCGAGGGACTGGAGAACTTCACCGTAAAAGGCAATGCCGATGGCTCCGCGGTTGCACTGGGCTTCCCTCCCGAAAGCGACCAGACTGAAACGAAGGCGGGCCGAATGATTCTCGGGAAATACTCGCATGATGTGAATGGGGGGTTCCCAACCGGCGGCAACATGGGGCTCTGGTGGACTCTCGACGGCAGAGGCGTGCGTGCCCGCAACAATGGCCGCCTGCCACAGGATTCCATGTTTAGCAGCAGCACGGATGGAGGAGCCGGAGTAACAAAGAACCGACAATACCCATTTATTAGTGAGCCGGTGACGATCCGGGTCATGGCGAGCGATCCGAGGCTCACCTTCAGCGGAGGACGTCTGACCTTCCATATCCTCAAGCGGGCCACGGGAGACGTCGTACAGAAGATCACCGCAGACATGCCGGGAGGCACCTTTCCTGCGCCGATCCTGAATAATACGACGACACTAAATGCCGATGGCTCCGTCAAGTCAGCGGCGCAGAAGCAGTGGACGTTCCAGGCAGGAGGAGCCGGACTTACCGATGACAAGGGTGGCACGGTCTCTGCCGGCAGGCTGGCTGGTGATTTCGGAGGCGGAGACTTTTTCGTCCTGGAACGGAACTCCGATCTTGTCCGTTCCATCGTGCCTGCCGACAAAAACGGCAACAATGCCGACTTCCGCATCCTCGCTGCCAGGACCGACGACATCACTCCGACGACAGACACGCACTTCGTTCCTCACCCGCTTTATAACAACGACTATCGCCTGGCCGACTCCTTCACCGAGTATAGTGGCGGCTGGTACATGCATGTCTTTCGCGATGGGTCCAAATACGACAGCCTGTCCACAACCTATGGGGGCAAGCTGGCCAACATGACCCAAAACTATCAGCGCTCCAGCCATCCCGACACCCCCCTCCCCGTCCCCGCGGCCCAGGCGACAGGCGACTGGGACAATGGATTGACGAATGATGCCGACGGCCCCTACCTCAACAAGCCAGATGAAGGCAATACATACATCAACGCATCATCCGAACGCGTCCCCTACTATGAGAGCTATGGAGCGGAAATGTTCGACGTCAGCAATTTCTTCTCGCCGAACCGCATCATTCCCTCTCCCGGCATGTTTGGTTCGCTGCCGACCGGGATCAAAAGGGAGCATCATTGGGAAACGCTGCTTTTCCGCAGGCAGCCCGGCCATCCGAACTACCCCTCCGCGCCCGGAGGCTTCATTGCCAACCCCGACTACCTGATCCTCGATCTCTTCTGGATGCCGGTCGTCGAACCCTACGCGATCAGCGAACCTCTCTCGACGGCCGGAAAGATCAATCTCAACCAGCAGATCATTCCGTTCACCTGGGTGCAGCGAAATACCGGACTGAACGCCGTGCTTAAACAGGAGAAGGTCGTTTCGGTGCCCAATGAAGACACTGGCACATACAAAAATAGCGGCACCAACTCCTATCGACGTCCCGTCAATATACCCGACACCCTCAAGCAGCTCGACTACCGCTTTTCAAACTCCGATGGGTCGGGCCTCTACGCCTTCCGAACCCCCGCTGAGATCTGTGACTTTCACATCATTCCCGACGACGCCTCTCCATCCACCGGGTCCAAGCAGTCCCTCGACCAAAGCATGGCCGCCTACTGGGCGGCTCACGCCCTTACTGGTGACAATTCACGAGAGCGGATCTACACGACGGTGTACCCTCGCCTAACCACCCGCTCAAATACCTATACCGTGTATTACCGCACCCAATCACTAAAGAAGCGCCCCGGCTCCAATCAAGGTGTGTGGGAAGAAGGCAAGGATAGCGTCACCGGCGACTACCGCGGCTCGACGACTCTGGAGAGGTTCATCAACCCGGCCAATCCTGATATCAAGGACTACGCGGCCAATCCAAACGCCACCCCCTCGCTCGACACTTTCTACCGGTGGCGCCAGCGCTCGAATCGACCGTTCGCTCCCTGA
- a CDS encoding beta strand repeat-containing protein produces MSKCPLTLPMLLICASAAFGQTSQTWNSDVAGSLWSENTNWSPNGSPAGNDVIFGDTYGKTANSTTVGNVVDQSYTLNSLTYNNTNIAGNPWQVTQINSGVTLTLNSSATTAPNPIFSVGGVAATVTSIQMRVAIRGSGALVIDESSSSISVGGPSSGSSAMLDMSGLSTFNANVATLNFGGDTSRSTGSVSLADANVLTASTMNLGTSTGSTSGGAVSALTLGQTNTINISTINVGSNYGGATISYRASLIDATTVIRGTSGGSARANLNIGTFASTFGVNNSKNGTVDLRGGSIDALIDQMKVGTRSESGANLGGNTTAGFYMKQGTVDANSLVVGRTAYGSGTPGSLGALTATIGIEGGSFRVNGDVNMAENASGVVPVTASINVSVTGSMSVGGNVTMGSKAGTAATVAANVTVSGGTLLIQGNLTEGAGGDGVTSTVTVSGGTLNMDRGNIAVDTFNFTSGKLKDVASFSAGTSGGLNVQNASTLAYSLDGSFTSLALVGTLTLGAASNLELTLASGFTPGGSFVLVANDQLDSITGTFAKINGSAFGVGNTFYLSNDMGTFEYRLSYAGGDGNDLVISAVPEPVTGALFVGALASLWILRRRATSQG; encoded by the coding sequence ATGAGTAAGTGTCCCCTCACACTTCCGATGCTGTTGATTTGTGCCTCGGCGGCATTTGGACAGACCTCCCAAACCTGGAACTCCGATGTGGCGGGTTCGCTATGGTCCGAAAATACAAACTGGAGTCCCAACGGCAGTCCGGCGGGAAATGACGTGATATTCGGAGATACTTACGGAAAGACAGCGAATTCCACCACGGTCGGAAATGTCGTCGATCAAAGCTATACGCTGAACTCACTGACGTATAATAATACGAATATCGCCGGAAATCCCTGGCAGGTCACCCAGATCAACTCTGGTGTCACGCTGACGCTGAATTCCTCGGCGACCACGGCGCCGAACCCCATTTTCTCCGTCGGCGGAGTGGCGGCAACGGTAACTAGCATTCAAATGAGGGTGGCTATACGCGGAAGCGGCGCCCTGGTGATTGATGAAAGTTCTTCCAGTATCTCTGTGGGCGGGCCATCTTCAGGATCATCCGCGATGCTGGATATGTCGGGGCTGTCGACCTTCAATGCCAACGTGGCGACCCTGAACTTCGGCGGTGATACGAGTCGGTCGACGGGATCGGTTTCCCTCGCAGATGCCAATGTGCTGACGGCTTCCACTATGAACCTCGGCACCTCGACCGGCAGCACGAGCGGTGGAGCGGTGAGTGCGCTCACTCTGGGGCAGACCAATACGATCAATATCTCGACGATCAATGTGGGCAGCAATTACGGTGGAGCTACGATTTCCTATCGTGCGAGCCTGATTGACGCGACGACGGTGATACGTGGGACGAGCGGAGGCTCCGCACGGGCCAATCTCAATATCGGAACATTCGCGAGCACCTTCGGCGTGAACAACTCCAAGAATGGGACAGTTGATCTACGTGGCGGCAGTATTGATGCGTTAATTGATCAGATGAAGGTGGGAACCCGCTCTGAGTCAGGAGCCAACCTCGGCGGCAACACGACGGCCGGCTTTTATATGAAGCAGGGCACCGTGGATGCAAACTCCCTGGTCGTGGGAAGGACCGCATATGGTTCCGGAACCCCGGGGAGTTTAGGGGCTCTCACCGCAACCATCGGCATCGAGGGCGGGTCCTTCCGTGTCAACGGAGATGTCAATATGGCAGAAAATGCCAGCGGGGTCGTTCCAGTGACCGCCTCCATTAATGTCTCGGTCACCGGATCGATGTCAGTCGGAGGCAATGTAACCATGGGAAGCAAGGCGGGAACAGCCGCCACGGTCGCCGCCAATGTCACGGTCTCGGGCGGCACGCTCCTGATCCAGGGAAATCTCACGGAGGGAGCAGGAGGCGATGGAGTCACGTCGACCGTCACAGTGAGCGGCGGCACCCTGAACATGGATCGTGGCAATATCGCGGTGGATACATTCAACTTCACCTCGGGAAAGCTGAAGGACGTCGCGTCTTTCTCGGCAGGCACCTCTGGCGGTCTCAATGTGCAGAATGCATCCACTCTCGCCTATAGCCTGGATGGATCGTTCACCAGCCTGGCTCTGGTGGGAACACTGACTTTGGGCGCAGCGTCAAACCTGGAGCTCACTCTTGCCAGTGGATTTACGCCCGGAGGGAGCTTTGTCCTGGTGGCGAATGACCAGTTGGATTCCATCACTGGAACATTTGCCAAGATCAACGGTTCGGCTTTTGGAGTTGGCAATACGTTTTATCTCAGCAACGACATGGGGACTTTTGAATATCGCCTCAGCTACGCCGGAGGGGATGGAAATGATCTGGTCATTTCGGCTGTTCCCGAACCCGTCACTGGCGCTCTCTTCGTGGGTGCATTGGCCAGCCTGTGGATATTACGTCGACGTGCCACCTCGCAGGGTTAA